The following proteins are encoded in a genomic region of Mycobacterium sp. 155:
- a CDS encoding ABC transporter substrate-binding protein: MRARRLCAAAVAALTAATTVSACGASGSGVVINYYTPANEMATFTAVAKRCNSELGGRFTIKQVSLPKGADDQRLQLARRLTGNDRSLDVMALDVVWTAEFAEAGWAVPLSDDPAGKAESDATQNTLAGPLQTARWQGKLYAAPITTNTQLLWYRADLMDKPPSTWNGMVAEATRLHAAGKPSWIAVQAKQYEGLVVWFNTLLVSAGGQVLSDDGKTVTLTDTPEHRAATVKALQIMKSVATAPGADPSVTQTDEGTARLALEQGKAALEVNWPFVLPSLLENAVKGGVKFLPLNERADLRRAINDLGTFSPDDEQFEAAYDASKKVFGFANYPAVRDGEPAKVTIGGLNLAVAATSQHKAEAFEAIRCLRNIDNQRYTSVEGGLPAVRESLYDDPAFQAKYPQYAVIREQLRDAAVRPATPVYQAVSTRMSATLAPVTAIDPERTADELATQVQKAIDGKGLIP; the protein is encoded by the coding sequence GTGCGCGCTCGGCGGCTGTGTGCTGCGGCAGTTGCCGCGTTGACGGCGGCCACGACCGTATCTGCCTGCGGAGCGTCTGGCAGCGGTGTGGTCATCAACTACTACACACCGGCGAACGAGATGGCCACGTTCACGGCCGTTGCCAAGCGTTGCAACTCCGAACTCGGCGGCCGGTTCACCATCAAGCAGGTCAGTCTGCCGAAAGGCGCTGACGACCAACGGCTGCAGCTGGCCCGGCGGCTCACGGGCAACGACAGGTCGCTCGACGTGATGGCGCTCGACGTGGTGTGGACCGCAGAATTCGCCGAAGCCGGTTGGGCGGTGCCACTATCCGACGATCCGGCAGGCAAGGCGGAATCGGATGCCACCCAGAACACCCTGGCCGGCCCGCTGCAGACCGCTCGCTGGCAGGGCAAGCTGTACGCCGCACCGATCACCACCAATACCCAATTGCTGTGGTACCGAGCCGATTTGATGGACAAACCGCCCAGCACCTGGAACGGCATGGTGGCAGAGGCTACGCGCCTGCACGCGGCCGGGAAACCGAGCTGGATCGCGGTGCAGGCCAAGCAATACGAGGGCTTGGTGGTGTGGTTCAACACGCTGCTCGTGAGCGCGGGCGGGCAGGTGCTCTCGGACGACGGTAAGACCGTGACCCTCACCGATACGCCCGAGCATCGCGCCGCGACGGTGAAGGCGTTGCAGATCATGAAGTCTGTCGCCACCGCACCCGGTGCGGATCCGTCGGTGACTCAGACCGACGAGGGCACCGCCCGCTTGGCGCTCGAGCAGGGCAAGGCCGCTCTTGAGGTGAACTGGCCGTTTGTGCTGCCCTCGCTGTTGGAGAACGCGGTCAAGGGCGGGGTGAAGTTCCTGCCGCTCAACGAACGCGCCGACCTCAGACGCGCCATCAACGACCTCGGCACCTTCTCGCCCGACGACGAACAGTTCGAGGCGGCCTACGACGCCAGCAAGAAGGTCTTCGGCTTCGCCAACTACCCGGCCGTTCGCGACGGTGAACCGGCGAAGGTGACCATCGGTGGCCTCAACCTCGCGGTAGCCGCCACCAGCCAGCACAAAGCCGAAGCTTTCGAAGCCATCCGCTGCTTGCGCAACATCGACAACCAGCGTTACACATCGGTCGAGGGCGGCCTGCCCGCGGTGCGAGAATCCCTTTACGATGACCCTGCCTTCCAGGCCAAGTACCCGCAGTACGCCGTGATCCGGGAACAGCTCCGTGATGCCGCGGTGCGCCCGGCCACCCCGGTGTACCAGGCGGTGTCGACACGGATGTCGGCGACACTGGCCCCGGTCACCGCGATCGACCCGGAGCGGACCGCCGACGAGTTGGCCACGCAGGTGCAGAAGGCTATCGACGGCAAGGGGCTGATCCCGTGA